The Acutalibacter muris genomic sequence CCACTATTTTTGAGCTGATGCTATGCACTTTACTGTTTTTGGGGATTTTTCTGCACGGCTGTCAAAAAATCGTGCGCTATATTCAGCTTATCAGCAAGGAGATTCTGGCCATGGAGAGCGGCGACCTGGACAATGCCATTACTGTCAAAGGCAGCAATGAACTGAGTACCTTAGCCCAAGGGCTGGATTCCATGCGGCAGGCTTTTCGTGCCCAGCAGGAGCGGGAGGCCCAATTCTTCGCGGCGAACCAGGCTTTGATTTCAGAGATGTCTCATGACCTGCGCACGCCGCTGACCTCGCTGCTAATCTATACCGAAGTGTTGCGATATGGAAAATATGAGAATCAGGAACAGCTTTTGGAATACCTTGACAAAATAGACAGCAAGGCGCAGCAAATCAAGCAGCTTTCGGAAAACATTTTAGAGTATTCGCTGCAATCAAAGGAAACCGTACCGGAGCTGGAAACTCCCGCGCCGATAGAAATGGTATTTGAAGAACCCTTATCAGAGATGATAACGGAGCTTTCGCGGCACGGATTCATGTGCGATGTGGAGCCCTTCGGGGAGCCGATGCTTATCGCTGTCCGGGGCCAGTATATCCGCAGAATTATGGACAATATCCTTTCCAATATACAGAAATACGCCGATAAAAAACAGCCGGTACGAATTTGGCCGCTGGAAAGCGAGCTTACAGCAAGACTTATTTTTGAAAACACCGTTGCAGACGTTAGCTCTGGAAGCAGCGGCACGCAGATAGGCGTAAAAAGCATTGGCAGCCTTATGGAGAAAATGGGCGGCTCCTGTCAGATAGAGAATACAGATGGTAAGTACAGAATCGCGCTGGATTTTCCAAAAGTAGAGGTTGAAAAACTTAAAG encodes the following:
- a CDS encoding sensor histidine kinase; translated protein: MKWFTKRRGLAWQFGGLLVMSGILCGIFFAVMHLSIEEFLFQQINSPEFQEQATEKRITEFQTYVTVNQLSTSDGAELAQWVRKNPLLLMEIYRSNVLIFTSSAPENQAVLANDTEAPYYEWMSYYVVEFADGNADVLLYSDDGYRYSTIATIFELMLCTLLFLGIFLHGCQKIVRYIQLISKEILAMESGDLDNAITVKGSNELSTLAQGLDSMRQAFRAQQEREAQFFAANQALISEMSHDLRTPLTSLLIYTEVLRYGKYENQEQLLEYLDKIDSKAQQIKQLSENILEYSLQSKETVPELETPAPIEMVFEEPLSEMITELSRHGFMCDVEPFGEPMLIAVRGQYIRRIMDNILSNIQKYADKKQPVRIWPLESELTARLIFENTVADVSSGSSGTQIGVKSIGSLMEKMGGSCQIENTDGKYRIALDFPKVEVEKLKEESTEPGG